A stretch of Bombus huntii isolate Logan2020A chromosome 7, iyBomHunt1.1, whole genome shotgun sequence DNA encodes these proteins:
- the LOC126868129 gene encoding integrator complex subunit 8-like — translation MMDVDLLRPGTVPISPDTILWFEFLLNPSLLQQHLSKPSPDPSATDLIIKFMTINSEQKENEVKIVDTEMNDTKPNTAVKWSHRNLALKILSLKVAAHLKWDLDILEKKLPLPIQLTLLQDLLYITSDLTVEIPTIPEFVMHPISDQLLFTIVLYHRWHIRAILYRALNNKQSKQQFLHIPGIQESTYVPPGVVDDIIRKLETQVSNSITVLNNVLESKDINPKMLSFDTFQMLSEDSTEIKQNWENMYSINLEEFKCQIHYDLARFHLLKEEYQEAKRHIIQAKELFYNFDNSEGRLYCKVQKEYLDGCSLACEVPIEGVTSSLTQQLQASIKDQYTNILQILQTDNITREIPQVYRDNLELDVQGGSVNRKLVVARDLLLQIQCLNLVRKIVDGSIILGDYITEIQAAGSKGMDIFLSALGNVLEQATDTDKKRISRYLLYFVHTTNIYRFASKILSDPLYMTLFNEEELEEIRKSATVEELEIPDLLLKNDWGIPLITYTQSSRIEIFELEQRLIQSYDTNEIHEILIHLDGKHRMKPLWNVNSCWELPIPLQSVVMSLPRGFLQDYSYVLLAKSRELVMSKDFEGAIEILNVLEKEVQQHSQSGNTLIFKLCKLVNWECLLVEIWRCLHLWPATGICDTQTLVTRCKQCLGALQATDQVIPRQEIIEYCTVFLLNMTEWDYLTSLEKRWSYSEFAAAISSVCQDIVKYKGGRKFPREAWDMVLTAFGPSRDQPQKRSNSGNSGTSTGSASRDVIASIGGTLNRLREPMVLTVVISLLARLRNVLRDESGLELHTQYLPLWPAGVPNANSYNIRSIGELLFQLLTQALKYYPSNVPWLRLMGDLNFVLGYYESAIKYYLEAIMVASDLFSQPVPRSQIDDLVYRRMIKCCAHLQCYTQAAVLCQFLEEVDYTLAFKMAASDQKSCAPADAMDAYYHCIWDTTILEYLIHLHTKRGEHHRKQLAIKVIGLLELNSNNNEEIQREAANIRKAKFLRALAKQYVGVKNVVTGVGDCSKNNAGSLSKFCVSCYKTEAIKNSYIQFTYYSIFNMDDEEGSSSSGPMSSLNSLFSFTSPAVKKLLGWKQGDEEEKWAEKAVDSLVKKLKKRKGAIEELERALSCPGTPSKCVTIPRSLDGRLQVSHRKGLPHVIYCRVWRWPDLQSHHELKPLELCQYPFSAKQKEVCINPYHYKRVESPVLPPVLVPRHSEYAPGHSLLPFQQIAEPTMPHNVSYSSSGFNAGSTGGVNPTSPMSSVGSVPSPGSTTSPNPQSPYGTNGLPETPPPAYSPPEDGSQPGQSPPPDPVAMDTSGSAEVAPVCYQEPPYWASIAYYELNCRVGEVFHCHSHSVIVDGFTNPSNNSDRFCLGQLSNVNRNSTIENTRRHIGKGVHLYYVGGEVYAECLSDSAIFVQSRNCNHHHGFHPSTVCKIPPGCSLKIFNNQEFAQLLSQSVNHGFEAVYELTKMCTIRMSFVKGWGAEYHRQDVTSTPCWIEAHLHGPLQWLDKVLTQMGSPHNAISSVS, via the exons taaatccaTCTTTATTACAACAACATTTATCCAAACCTTCTCCCG ATCCTTCAGCGACGGATTTAATTATCAAGTTTATGACAATAAATTCAGAACAAAAGGAAAATGAAGTGAAAATTGTTGATACAGAAATGAATGATACAAAACCTAATACCGCAGTTAAATGGAGTCACAGAAATCTTgctttgaaaattctttctttgAAAGTAGCAGCTCATTTAAAATGGGATTTGGatatattagaaaaaaaattaccATTACCAATACAGTTAACGCTACTCCAAGACCTTCTTTATATAACATCAGATTTAACAGTTGAAATACCAACTATACCTGAATTTGTAATGCATCCAATTTCTGATCAACTTCTATTTACGATTGTTTTATACCATAGATGGCATATAAGAGCAATTCTTTATAGAGCCTTAAATAACAAACAGTCAAAGCAACAATTTCTTCATAT TCCAGGTATACAAGAATCAACCTATGTACCACCTGGGGTAGTAGATGacataattagaaaattagaaacTCAAGTGTCTAATAGTATAACCGTTCTAAATAATGTTCTTGAAAGTAAAGATATAAATCCAAAAATGTTATCCTTTGATACTTTCCAAATGCTATCTGAAGATAGCACAGAGATTAAACAAAATTGGGAGAATAtgtattctataaatttagaagaatttaaatGCCAG ATACATTACGATCTGGCAAGATTTCATTTGTTAAAAGAAGAATACCAAGAAGCAAAGCGTCACATTATACAAGCcaaagaattattttacaatttcgaTAATTCAGAAGGAAGGTTATATTGTAAAGTTcaaaaagaatatttagatGGTTGTTCCTTAGCATGCGAAGTACCTATAGAAGGAGTTACTTCTAGTCTTACCCAACAATTGCAAGCATCAATTAAAGATCAATATACT AATATATTGCAAATTTTACAAACAGATAACATTACAAGAGAAATTCCTCAAGTTTATAGAGATAATTTGGAACTCGATGTGCAAGGAGGATCTGTTAATAGAAAACTTGTAGTAGCTCGCGATCTTTTGCTCCAAATTCAATGTTTAAATTtagttagaaaaattgtagatgGTAGTATAATTCTTGGTGATTATATAACAGAAATACAAGCAGCTGGAAGCAAAGGAATGGATATATTTCTTTCG GCTCTTGGAAATGTTTTGGAACAAGCTACTGATACAGACAAAAAACGTATTTCTCGCTATCTTCTTTATTTCGTACATACCACTAATATTTATAGGTTTGCTTCTAAAATACTCAGTGATCCATTGTATATGACATTATTTAACGAGGAAGAATTAGAAGAAATCAGAAAATCAGCCACTGTTGAAGAACTTGAAATACCGgatttattattgaaaaatgattGGGGTATTCCGCTAATAACATATACTC AAAGCTCAAGgatagaaatatttgaattagaACAAAGATTAATACAGTCATATGATACTAATGAAATTCACGAAATATTGATACATTTAGATGGTAAACATCGAATGAAACCATTATGGAATGTAAATAGTTGTTGGGAACTACCTATACCATTACAAAGTGTTGTAATGTCTCTTCCCAGAGGATTCCTTCAAGATTATTCATATGTATTGTTAGCAAAAAGTAGGGAATTAGTAATGTCTAAAGATTTTGAAGGGGCAATTGAGATATTAAATGTATTGGAGAAAGAAGTACAGCAACATTCACAAAGTGGAAAcacattaatatttaaattgtgtAAATTAGTAAACTGGGAATGCCTTCTTGTAGAAATTTGGAGATGTCTTCACTTATGGCCGGCAACgggtatat GTGATACGCAAACTTTAGTCACAAGATGTAAACAATGTCTTGGAGCATTACAAGCAACAGATCAAGTTATACCAAGACAAGAAATTATTGAATATTGCACTGTTTTTCTCTTAAATATGACTGAGTGGGATTATTTAACAAGTTTAGAGAAACGTTGGAGTTACTCAGAGTTTGCAGCAGCCATCAGTAGCGTTTGTCAAGATATTGTTAAATACAAAGGTGGAAGGAAATTTCCAAGAGAAGCATGGGATATGG TATTGACTGCCTTTGGACCAAGTAGAGATCAACCACAGAAACGAAGCAACAGTGGCAATAGTGGAACAAGTACTGGTAGTGCTTCAAGAGATGTTATTGCTAGCATTGGAGGAACACTTAATAGATTACGCGAACCTATGGTTCTTACTGttgttatttcattattaGCACGTTTGCGAAATGTTTTACGTGATGAATCTGGTCTTGAATTACATACACAATATCTTCCTCTTTGGCCTGCTGGTGTACCAAA CGCTAATTCCTATAATATTAGAAGTATTGGAGAATTGCTGTTTCAATTACTAACACAAgctttgaaatattatccaAGTAATGTTCCTTGGTTGAGATTGATGGGAGACCTTAATTTTG ttttagGATACTATGAAagtgcaataaaatattatttagaaGCTATTATGGTAGCCAGTGATTTGTTCAGTCAACCAGTACCAAGATCACAGATTGATGATCTCGTTTATAGGCGTATGATTAAATGTTGTGCTCATTTACAATGTTATACACAGGCTGCTGTACTGTGTCAATTTTTGGAGGAAGTAGATTATACTTTAGCTTTTAAAATGGCAGCCAGCGATCAAAAAAGTTGCGCACCAGCAGACGCTATGGACGCATACTATCATTGTATTTGGGATACTACAATACTTGAGTATCTCATTCATTTACATACAAAACGTGGTGAACATCATAGAAAACAATTAGCG attaaGGTAATTGGTTTATTGGAATTGAAttctaataataatgaagAAATACAAAGGGAAGCAGCGAACATTCGGAAAGCGAAATTTTTAAGAGCATTAGCAAAACAGtat GTTGGCGTCAAGAATGTAGTAACAGGAGTGGGAGATTGTAGTAAAAACAATGCTGGATCGCTAAGCAAGTTCTGCgtga gTTGCTACAAAACGGAAGctataaaaaattcatacatACAGTTTACATATTACAGTATTTTTAACATGGACGATGAAGAAGGATCATCAAGTTCTGGACCCATGTCTTCATTGAACAGTTTGTTTTCATTTACTAGTCCTGCTGTAAAAAAGTTACTTGGTTGGAAACAGGGtgatgaagaagaaaaatgggCAGAAAAAGCAGTTGATTCAttagtaaaaaaattaaaaaaacggAAGGGTGCAATAGAAGAATTAGAACGTGCTTTGAGCTGTCCAGGCACACCTAGTAAATGTGTAACAATTCCAAGAAGTTTAGATGGTAGATTGCAAGTTTCACATCGTAAAGGTTTGCCACATGTAATTTATTGTAGAGTATGGAGATGGCCAGATTTGCAGTCACATCATGAATTAAAACCATTAGAGTTATGTCAGTACCCTTTTTCTGCTAAACAAAAAGAAGTTTGCATCAATCCTTACCACTATAAAAGAGTGGAGAGTCCAGTGCTCCCACCTGTATTAGTTCCTAGACATTCAGAATATGCTCCTGGACATTCATTGTTACCATTTCAACAAATAGCAGAACCAACAATGCCACATAATGTGTCCTACTCCTCTAGTGGATTTAATGCTGGATCTACTGGTGGTGTAAATCCAACATCACCTATGTCTTCTGTTGGATCTGTTCCCAGTCCAGGAAGCACAACATCACCAAATCCACAAAGTCCATATGGTACTAATGGGCTACCAGAAACTCCTCCTCCAGCATATTCTCCACCTGAAGATGGTTCACAACCTGGACAATCACCACCACCTGATCCAGTAGCAATGGATACAAGTGGATCAGCTGAAGTAGCTCCAGTATGTTATCAGGAACCACCTTATTGGGCCTCCATTGCATATTACGAATTAAATTGTAGAGTGGGTGAAGTTTTTCATTGTCATTCTCACTCTGTTATTGTGGATGGTTTTACAAATCCAAGCAACAATTCTGATCGCTTTTGTCTTGGACAATTGTCCAATGTAAATCGTAATTCTACTATTGAAAATACAAGAAGACATATAGGCAAAGGAGtacatttatattatgtaGGTGGCGAAGTTTATGCAGAATGTCTCTCTGACTCTGCTATATTTGTACAATCTAGAAATTGTAATCATCATCATGG